In Planococcus versutus, the DNA window AGAAATGGGGCAGCCAAAAGATATGCTTCAAACGGTAGTCAATTATTTTTTCTTGAGATCGAAAGATGTGCACTTTGAAAATGGATGCGCGTTTATAACATTTTTTGCAAGGTTATCTCGTGAAATTTCTTTTATGACGGATGGAATAGAAGAGACGCAAATTCAAACTTTATGGGTTGAAATAGAAGAATTGAGACACGATCAGGCTACTAAAAAACAAAAAAATATGCCCAATTGTGTTTGGCGATATGAGCTTTCAAAAGATGTGTTTGATAGTTTAACTCAAATAGCAAACAGCAATCCCAAAGACATGTATTATGTGACACCATATCACCGAAAATCTTCTTGTCAAAAATTCACTTCATAAACCTGAGCGAAATATGCTTTTATCTAGTGAAAATGAGAACTAACCACACTTAGGAGGACGATTAGAATGACTTCCGTAATCAAAGAAGAAAAAGAAGTGGAATTGACTCCGCTTTATTTGAAAAAGTACACTGATCATATTGATGGTTATAAGCAACACAAACAAAGTAAAGTGTTAACGTATACAGAAAAAAGTAAAACCAAAAAAACCTAATCATTCAGTACTAAACGGTTATAAAGAAAAGCGCTTCCCATAATTATGATGGGGGAAGCGCTTTTTATTTGCTGCGAATTTTAGAAAGTAAACGAAGAATTTCCAAATACAACCAAACTAACGTCACAAGCAAGCCAAAAGCACCATACCATTCAAAGTATTTCGGAACTTGTTTTTGAGCTGCACTTTCAATAAAGTCAAAATCCAATACTAAGTTCAACGCAGCAATAATAACAATAACTACACTAATTCCAATGCCTATTGGAGACGATTCGTGTAGAAAAGGAATTTCAAAACCAAAAAAGCCTCCGATAAATGAAATCACATAAACTAAGAAAATAGCACCTGTTGCAGCGGCTACACCTAGTCTGAAGTTTTGTGTGACTTTGATAAGCCCAGACTTGTAAACGAGCAACAAACTAAACAAGACACCGATTGTGATTAGTACTGCTTGGAATACAATACCTCCATACTGAACTTCATACTGCGCAGAAATAGCACCAAGAAATAATCCTTCAAGCAGTGCATAAATAGGTGCTGTAAAAGGTGAGATTTTTGGCACGAAAATTGTAATTAAGCCTGCAATGAGGCCACCAATTGCACCTACAAGAATTAACGGCAAGACACTGTTTGGACTGGTAACAAACTGGTTCCACGAATAAATAAATGTCACCAGCACTAACAAGAGCAAAATAAATGTTTTATTAACTGTGCCTCGTATGGTCATTTTGCGACCTGTATCGGCCTTATTGAAATTTTCAAACGCTTCAGTTTTTAAACTTGGATTCCCACTTCTCAACTCAATCACTCCTAAACAAATTTTAACACAGTTTATTATATCCTTTTATGTAGTAGAAATACACGAAGAAGCTAAGCTATTATGCCAAATTGGAGAAAACTAGAGTTGTCCTTCTTGTACATGGGACGTATCAATCTCTGTTTACTGAATTCGTTAATAAAGTAAGTCTAAAAATAAGTTTATGTCACATTTATATTAGTACCTAATACTAATAGTTGGTGGTAGAATAGTGTTAAGACACCAAGAGGGGGCGCTTTAACTGAACACATCAAAAGCTAGAATTACAGCTATCGGCTCATATGTACCTGAAACGAAGCTGACAAATCACGAATTGGAAAAATTAGTAGAAACTAATGATGAATGGATTGTCCAAAGGACTGGTATAAAAGAACGTCGCATTGCATTGTCTACTGAATTCACTAGTGATATTAGCACGAAAGCTGTAGAGAACTTGATGGAACGCTTTGACAAATCTTTAGATGATGTAGATATGATTATCGTGTGTACAATGACTCCTGACTTTAAAACACCAAGTGTTTCTGCATTAGTTCAAGCAAAGCTTGGCTTAAAAAATACTGGAGCTATTGATTTGAATGCTGCATGTTCTGGATTTGCATACGGCTTGCACATTGCGAATGGCTTGATCACTTCTGGATTAAACAAAAAGATTTTAGTCATTGGTGCAGAAACCTTCTCTAAAATTTTAGATTATAGTGATCGTTCAACTTGTATTTTATTTGGTGATGGAGGTGGCGCAGTTTTAGTTGAATATGATGAAGATCATCCGAGTTTTATCGAAACTCATATGGGTACGAACGGAGAACTTGCACATAATCTTTACTGTACCGACCTTTCAAATCAAATGTTTGGAAATGAATTGGCAGTAAATGGTTTTGTCAATCAAAATGGGCGTGAAGTTTATAAATGGGCTGTTAACACAGTTCCTAAAGGAGTAACAGCACTGCTCGACAAAGCAGATTATGAGACGAATGATGTAGACTGGTTTGTGCCGCATAGTGCGAACTTGCGAATCATCGAGTCAATTTGTAACAGAACAGGTCTTCCGCTTGAAAAAACTATTTATAGTTTGGAGTATCTTGGTAATACGTCCGCCGCTTCCATTCCATTATCGTTAGACAAAGGCTTAAGAGAAGGTAAACTCAAACCTGATGACAAATTACTTCTTTATGGATTTGGTGGTGGACTAACACATGCTGGCATGTTAATCCACTGGTCGATTTAATAAACTACATAAATAGCTTAGCAATTTCTTAACTTCCGAAAAAGAAATGGAAATTGCTTTTTTCCATTTTTTGTTGAAAAAGTAGATATCTCGAAGCTGAGGCAAAAAAATTGTGTTCAAGTGCAGAGAATCGTAGAATTAGAGTTAGCAACAAATGCTATTTGGACAGGCTCTACCTAAAAACAGGGATAGCTTTTCGGTTTTGTAAAATCAGTTTGAGTTACGAAAGAACATGTTTGTATGTGAATGATTAGGGAAATGATATGTGTGAGCTAGGTAGTTTAGTAGTGTTCCCTACTTTGTGAACGATCAATAATGTAAAGAAGGTGCATAGATATGGGTACGAATAAAACGATTTTAAAAATAAGTGATTGGGTAAAAGGGAAATCTCGACACGATGAACTGATTATCGGTTTCGTCGATTCTATGGACGTCCTTAAAGAAGCTGTGAATGTAACAATTGTCGAAAGTGACAACGAAGAAATGATTGGCATGACTATACCGATGTCTATACATCAAGTAGAAACTATTCCAGAGTCTGTTAATAAAGACGTTGCACAACTAAGCTTCTTAATCGATTTAGCACTAGCGACAGACGATAAAGAATGGTTCCAAGAGTTATCTGCTCAGTTGACTGACAAAAAACAGGCTATAAACTAACACAACCGATCAATCTTAGTACGTTAATTCGCCAAGCTTTCTTGTTGGAAGAATTAACGTGCTTTTTTGAGTCGTTAATCTCACATGCGTTTAATCGAACATTTTTAGTTGAATTGCGTTCTATTAATGAGGTGATTTGCATGAAAACGGCTTTAAAAATAGGCAGTATAATTTTTTTACTGGCAGTGGCTTGTATGGGTTACGGAATTTATTGGGCGTTTTTCGATATGAAGCGTTTGCCTGAAGGTGAATTTTTGACAGAGTCAATTTCTCCGAACGGAACATATACTGTTCGAGCGTATATAACCAACGGTGGAGCAACAGTGGCTTACTCTGTGAGAGGTGAACTAGTTTTCAATGACGAAAACAAAAAAGCTAAAAATATCTATTGGAATTATAGAGAAGATTCTGCAACAGTAAATTGGATCGATGATGATACAGTGAATATTAACGGACATGTACTCAACATGCCAAGTGAAATATATGATTTCAGAAATACTGATTAAGACAAGACTTCTATAATTTGATGATTTCCATATACAAACAGAATTGTATCTCAAATTATATTTGACCTCACTCGCTTGTCAATTTATAGTTGCTTTATACGGTATTTAATAAAAGTGCTTTATAAAAAAATATTCGAGGTTTACCATAATAATTTTTAATAGTAGCTTAACAATCGCTTCACAAAAGAACGGTATACTAATAAAGAAACTATACATATTAACTATACGTTTACGCATTAAACTAGAGGAGGAAACAAAATGAAAAAAATTTTTTATGGATCAGCAGCATTGTGTTTAACAACTTTTCTCGCAGCTTGTGGCAACGATGAAGCGGAGACAAATTCATCGACAAAAACAGAAGGCGTATCGGGGACAATTGATTTTTATACATCTCAGCCAGATGCTGATGCACAAGGTTTAGTGGATGCGTTTAAAAAACAAAATCCAGAAGTTGAAATTAGTATTTTCCGCTCTGGAACCGAAGAAGTCGTTTCTAAAATACAAGCGGAGAACCAAGGCGGGGATATACAAGCGGATGTTTTACTAGTAGCTGATTCAGTTACTTTTGAAAATTTTAAAGCAGAAGAACTTTTGTTATCCTATGAATCACCTGAAGCAGAATCGATTGACGATGCATTTGTAGATCCGGATGGTACTTATGCGGGTACAAAGATTATGGCAACAGGGATGATTGTCAATACCAATAAAGTAACAGAGATGCCAGACAGCTGGATGGCGTTAACTGACTCATCGACAAAAGGACAAGCAGTGATGCCAAGTCCTTTGTATTCAGGTGCTGCGGCTTATAATTTAGGAGTCATGACGCGACAAGAAAGTCTGGGGTGGGAATTTTACGAATCACTTAAAGCTAATGACATTACCATTACACAAGGAAATGGAGCAGTACTTGAAAGCGTAGCTACTGGTGAACAAAACTACGGCATGATCGTTGACTTTTTAGCAGCGCGCGCAATTAATGACGGTTCTCCTGTAGAGTTGATCTACCCTAAAGAAGGTGTTCCGGTGATTACAGAACCTGTAGGCATATTAGCGAATACAGAAAATGAAGAAGCTTCAAAAGCATTTGTTGACTTTATTCTTTCAGAAGAAGGACAACAACTGGCTTCTGAGCAAGGCTATACGCCCATTCGCGAAGGAGTAGAAGCACCAGAAGGTCTTAAAACATTAGATGAAATGACAATTTTAGATGCTGAAGCTGTTGAGCTTTTAGAAACAAGAAATGATGATAAAGCGAGATTCGGCAAGATTTTTGGAGAATAAAAAAGTCGAATTTTGATGTGAGGAGTTAGTTAGATGACAGCAAAACAGCCGGAGGATAGAGAGAGAAAAAAGAGGGATTCCTCTTTTTCTCTCTTTTTTCAAAGTAAGAATTTGTATAAAGTAATTGGATTGCTGGTTATTTTTGTTTTTTTTCTTTTACCAGTACTGCGTCTTGTTTGGTTGAGTTTTGTCGATGACGGATCGTTAACAATGCAATATTACACAGAAGTACTAAACGAACCGGCCACGTGGAAGACCGTGAAAAACACATTAATTGTTGTATTTGGTTCGACAATACTAGCTTTAGTACTGGGCATATTGTTTTCGTGGCTAGTAGCATATGTTGAGTTGAGTGGTAAAAAAGCCATGCAACTTTTTATTTTTCTGCCATTTGTTATTCCTTCATACATAACCACGCTTGCATGGACACAGTTTTTTAGCGCATCAGGTCCCGTAACAGCGATGTTGTCATGGCTACCAGGAGATTTGAAAGCGCCGAACTTATACAGCATCGGCGGAATTATATTATTGCTGGGAATATCGCATTATCCGCTCGTGTATTTGTTCACTGTAAACGTCTTCCGGAAAATTCCACGTGAATTAGAAGAAGCGGCTGCAACAAGCGGTTTGTCGAAAAAGCGTACATTCTGGAAAATCGTGATGCCTCTTGCGTTGCCTGGTATTGCTAGTGGCGGATTGATTGCTTTTTTATCAAATCTTGATAATTTTGGAATCCCTGCATTTTTAGGAACTCCTGCAAATATTCGCGTGTTGAGTACGTATATTTATGAACAAGTTGTCGGATTCGGACCATCTGCTTTTTCACGTGCGGCTGTTTTGTCGGTCATACTTGGTGTGATTGCGTTAGCGGGTACTATATTACAATGGTTCTTATTGCGCCGCAGTCGTGTAAACGAAACGAATAGAAGTGATTCAACGCCACGCATTTATTTATCAGCTGGCAAAAAAAAGCTACTTGAAGCATCATTGTGGGTATTTTTATTAGTGACGAGCTTAATGCCGCTCATTACGATGGGGGCATTATCGCTCATCTCGGCTTATGGTGTGCCATTTAAGCTTGAAAATTTATCATTGCGTAATTATGAATATGTTTTTTTAACAGACTCAAAACCATTAACAGCTTTATCTAATAGTTTGCAATTAGCTTTTTTTACAATGATCATATGTTTGATTGTCGGTACAGCTGTTGCGTATTTACGCTTTAAGTATCCGGACTGGAGTACAAAAACAGTCGAATTATTTATGACCATTCCATATGCATTGCCTGGTACGGTATTTGCACTTTGTATGATTTTTATGTGGCTTGAGCCTATCCCCGGATGGAATCCTGGCATATACGGAACAGTGTGGATTTTGTTTA includes these proteins:
- a CDS encoding Bax inhibitor-1/YccA family membrane protein gives rise to the protein MRSGNPSLKTEAFENFNKADTGRKMTIRGTVNKTFILLLLVLVTFIYSWNQFVTSPNSVLPLILVGAIGGLIAGLITIFVPKISPFTAPIYALLEGLFLGAISAQYEVQYGGIVFQAVLITIGVLFSLLLVYKSGLIKVTQNFRLGVAAATGAIFLVYVISFIGGFFGFEIPFLHESSPIGIGISVVIVIIAALNLVLDFDFIESAAQKQVPKYFEWYGAFGLLVTLVWLYLEILRLLSKIRSK
- a CDS encoding ketoacyl-ACP synthase III, coding for MNTSKARITAIGSYVPETKLTNHELEKLVETNDEWIVQRTGIKERRIALSTEFTSDISTKAVENLMERFDKSLDDVDMIIVCTMTPDFKTPSVSALVQAKLGLKNTGAIDLNAACSGFAYGLHIANGLITSGLNKKILVIGAETFSKILDYSDRSTCILFGDGGGAVLVEYDEDHPSFIETHMGTNGELAHNLYCTDLSNQMFGNELAVNGFVNQNGREVYKWAVNTVPKGVTALLDKADYETNDVDWFVPHSANLRIIESICNRTGLPLEKTIYSLEYLGNTSAASIPLSLDKGLREGKLKPDDKLLLYGFGGGLTHAGMLIHWSI
- a CDS encoding IDEAL domain-containing protein, whose product is MGTNKTILKISDWVKGKSRHDELIIGFVDSMDVLKEAVNVTIVESDNEEMIGMTIPMSIHQVETIPESVNKDVAQLSFLIDLALATDDKEWFQELSAQLTDKKQAIN
- a CDS encoding DUF5412 domain-containing protein, which gives rise to MKTALKIGSIIFLLAVACMGYGIYWAFFDMKRLPEGEFLTESISPNGTYTVRAYITNGGATVAYSVRGELVFNDENKKAKNIYWNYREDSATVNWIDDDTVNINGHVLNMPSEIYDFRNTD
- a CDS encoding extracellular solute-binding protein, whose product is MKKIFYGSAALCLTTFLAACGNDEAETNSSTKTEGVSGTIDFYTSQPDADAQGLVDAFKKQNPEVEISIFRSGTEEVVSKIQAENQGGDIQADVLLVADSVTFENFKAEELLLSYESPEAESIDDAFVDPDGTYAGTKIMATGMIVNTNKVTEMPDSWMALTDSSTKGQAVMPSPLYSGAAAYNLGVMTRQESLGWEFYESLKANDITITQGNGAVLESVATGEQNYGMIVDFLAARAINDGSPVELIYPKEGVPVITEPVGILANTENEEASKAFVDFILSEEGQQLASEQGYTPIREGVEAPEGLKTLDEMTILDAEAVELLETRNDDKARFGKIFGE
- a CDS encoding ABC transporter permease translates to MTAKQPEDRERKKRDSSFSLFFQSKNLYKVIGLLVIFVFFLLPVLRLVWLSFVDDGSLTMQYYTEVLNEPATWKTVKNTLIVVFGSTILALVLGILFSWLVAYVELSGKKAMQLFIFLPFVIPSYITTLAWTQFFSASGPVTAMLSWLPGDLKAPNLYSIGGIILLLGISHYPLVYLFTVNVFRKIPRELEEAAATSGLSKKRTFWKIVMPLALPGIASGGLIAFLSNLDNFGIPAFLGTPANIRVLSTYIYEQVVGFGPSAFSRAAVLSVILGVIALAGTILQWFLLRRSRVNETNRSDSTPRIYLSAGKKKLLEASLWVFLLVTSLMPLITMGALSLISAYGVPFKLENLSLRNYEYVFLTDSKPLTALSNSLQLAFFTMIICLIVGTAVAYLRFKYPDWSTKTVELFMTIPYALPGTVFALCMIFMWLEPIPGWNPGIYGTVWILFIAYVTRFLVLQVRGSYTAFLQIDPSMEEAARTSGASGWIKWRQILLPLLFPGIFSGALLVFLMALTELTVSSLLWSSGSETVGVVIFGYEQAGYSTYSTAFSTVLVLGILFGGGMFLLLSRLWDRKVLKKND